The stretch of DNA CGGTCACCTTGAGCAATAAATTCGCCACCGATATAGCCCTTACCAACCAGCATAAACGATGCGACTAATAAGGCTAATGCCAAACCAATTGTATAGCGTTTGTGATTTAAGGCCCATTTAAGGATACCTGTTACCCATTCGGTAAATTTGTAAAGCTTAGCTTCGAACCAAAGGATAAAACGACCGAAAAGGTTTTTATTGGTCAAGTGCTCCAACTTACCGAAACGTGAAGACAGTAACGGAATGATGGTGAACGAGGTAAACAAACTCAATAAGGTTGCAATCATTACCACCACACAGAACTCACGCAAGATTTTAGATACTAGCTCATTAGTTAATGAGATAGGTAAGAACACAACCACAATTACCAACGTGATGGAAATAACAGTAAACCCGATCTCTTTAGCACCATCGAATGCTGCTTTTACACGGTTTTTACCCATCTCCATATGACGGTAAATATTTTCCAATACTACAATCGCATCGTCGACAAGGATACCTACTACCAGCGAAAGACCCATTAGCGACATCAGATTCAGTGAAAAGTCCATGATCTTCATCCCGATAAATGTTGCAACTAACGAAGCAGGTATAGAAATCATTACGATCAAGGCATTACGCATACTATGCAGGAACAACAACATTACCGCAGCAACCAGGAAGATCGCCAGCATTAAGTCGTGTATTACTGAGTCAGCAGCTTCAAGGGTGAAGTCTGAAGTATCATTAGCTATTTTAACCTTAAGATTTTGCTTACCGTAATCTTTTTCAATTTGTGAAATCGCTTTCTTAACAGCCTTACTTACATTCACCGCATTTGCGTCAGATTGTTTCTGAATCTGAATGGCAATTGCTCCTTTACGATCAACACGAGCTAGTTTATCAGCATCTTTCTGAGCATCCTGAACGTCGGCAACATCTTTCAAACGAACCTGAGAACCATCCTGCGAATTGTAAATAACCATTTCACGCATTTGATCAACGGTTTTGAATTTACCTGCTAAACGGATCAATACCTGGTTATTAGTGTTTTTGATTTTGCCGGTAGGGAAGTCAAGGTTAGCACCTCTGATCGCTTGCATTACCTGCATGATTGAAAGGTTGTAAGCCTTTAAACGATCCGCATTAATGTTAACCTGAATCTCACGCTCTTGTCCACCAATAAGGTTTACTTGAGCGACACCCTGAATACGAGATAGGGCAGGCTGAATCCGTTTGTCAATCAAGTCATACAACTGTGCTCCATCCATACTTGCTGTAGCAGCCAACGTCATAATTGGTAGATCATCCAAAGAGAATTTGTTCAAACTTGGTGTTTTAACATCTTCAGGAAGATCCGACAAGATTGCGTTTACCTTGCGCTGAGCTTCCTGTAAACCTATGTCAGCATCAGCATTACTTGTTAATTCAACAGTTACAATGGATACACCTTCAACCGAACGAGCAGTGATCTTTTTAATGTTTTCCATGGATGCAACCGCATCTTCTATCTTCTTGGTAACGGTATTTTCAACCTCATTAGGAGATGCTCCCGGATAAATGGTTGAAATAGTTAGCATTGGCGATGAGAACTTAGGTAACAATTCGTAATTCAACGAAAAGTAACTTAACAGTCCCATCAGTGTAAGTACGGTAAAGATCACCACAACAATGGTGGGCCTTTTTATAGATACTTCTGTTAGTTTCATCTAAAAAATGAGATTTGAGACATGGGATATTGGATTTGAGAAACCTATATCCTCAATTGTTTTTATTAGCCTGTTATTTACAACAGTCAATTATATGCTTTGTGTCTTGGCGTCTTTGCGGTTAATTATTTCTGGATAGCTACCTTAGTGCCATTTGTAAGATTGATTTGACCGCTTGTGATTACAGTTTCACCTTCGTTCAAACCACTTTCGACAACTACTTTATCGCCTATAATTTGTCCTGCTACAACTTTATGAAGTTTAGCAACACCATTTTCCTCCACATAAATTTGGTTACTGTTAACACCACCAACAAAAGCACCACGAGAAATAAGGATACCTGGAGTAGCCTGTGGTAATGAGAAGTTTGCAGTACCGTACATACCTGCTTTTATTTGCTGGTCTTTAAGGTTAGTTACTTCAATTTCAACCGGATAGTTTAAGGTATTATCACCTTTAGCAGCTATGAAAGTAATTTTACCATTATAGTCAGCTCCGGCAAAAACTTTACAGTTTACATTAACCCTATCATTTAATTTAAGGTTGATAACTTGCGATTCAGGAACGGTAACGTTCAATTTCAAAGTAGATACATCAACAATATCGAATAATTTAGTACCAGGAGATAAATATGAACCTAACTCAACATATTTCTTATTGATAACACCCGAGATCGGGGCCTTAATTTGCGTATCTGTCAATTTTCTGCGTGCAGTAATCAAACGACTTTCTGCCTGGCGAATTTGGAAATTAACGTCATCTAATTGCTTTTGAGTGATACCACCGGTTTGTAAAGCGCTTTCAAAACGTTCACGATCTCTTTTCAATTGATCAAGGCTTGTTTGAGCTGCAGCAAGATCCGCGTTTAAGATCTCGCCATCTATACGTGCAATCACTTGTCCTTTGGTTACATAACTTCCTTCGTCAACTAATAATGAAGTTATGCGGCCAGAGTTTTCTGAAACAAAAGATAATTCGCGGACTGGAGCAAATGTTCCGTTCGCAATAAAATCTCTTGCAAAGGTTGTTTTAGTAACCTTTTCAGCCTGAACAGGAATTACAGCAGCTCCTTGTTGTACAAGTGCTGTTTTCTCATTGTTGGCTTCTTTATTTGAATTAAGCTTCCATCCGATTGCAGCAAATGATGCAATGATTACCGCTCCATAAATGAAAAATTTCTTGTTCATTGTATTCTTAGTTTAAAAGGGTTCTTAAGTTTCCGTTTGATTTAATTAATTCAATTTCTGCTACTTTATAGTTAAGCAGGGCTTGTGTATAGTTATTTTGAGCTTCAGTTAATGAAGTTTCAGCATTTAAAAGATCTGTTAAATCAGCCAAACCAAGGTTGTAGTTGTTTTGAGTTGATTTGTAAACTTCTTCAGCAAGCGATACGTTCTCTTTCTGCGTATTAATAGTGCTTAAGCTATTATTCAGCTGAATTTTTGCATTATCATAAGCAAGATTTAACGACAGCTTGGTTAACTCTTTGTTTTTTTCCAATTGTTTTAAGCTTACTTTGGTTTGATTAACCTTTGAGCGACGAGCAAAACCATCGAAAATTGGAATTTTTACTTTGATACCAATTGATGACATATCAAACCAGGTTGCAGTTCCTCCAGACTTGTGTAAGTCAAATTCATTACTTAAACCATTGTAAGAATAGTTGGCAAAAGCAGAAATAGTTGGATAGTACTCTGAAACATTGGCCTTCTTTTGTAACTCCAATAACTCTGATTGTTTGTTTAATAATTGAAATTCTGTGCGATTTTCAACATTGAACATATTGGCCTGTAAACCTAATCCGCTTTGATTTTCAATTGATTTTAAATCAAGCGCAGGGAAGGTAATCGGCGTATTCAATTGCATACCCATTGCATACTTCAGTTGGTTTTCCTGTTGAATAATGCCGTTTTTTAACTCATCACGCTGGGAATACAAATTGGTCAGGTTTACTTTTATACGATCTAAGTCAATTTTTTTAGCCAAACCGTTATTGTACTGTGATGTTGTAGTTTTTACTAATTGTTCAACGCGTTTGATATTAGCATCAACAACTGATGCTTTTTCTCTGGTAACTTGAGCGAGGTAATATAATTTTGAAACATTTTGAATTACCTCCTCCTCAGTCATTGAGGTATTAAGTTTATAATACTCTTCACTTTTCTTTGCTGCTCTTAAGCCGGTAAAAACCTGTTGATTAAATAATTGTTGATTTAATTCAACTCCGGCATTTGCACTGTAGGTAGTTCCTGCTTCAATCGCAGTTACAGTACCTGGTTTTCCTACTAATTCGCCAGGTAACACCATTTGTTGTTTAATTACATTGTCAGTTAGGCTTGCATTCGCATTGATCTGCGGCAAT from Solitalea canadensis DSM 3403 encodes:
- a CDS encoding efflux RND transporter permease subunit, with product MKLTEVSIKRPTIVVVIFTVLTLMGLLSYFSLNYELLPKFSSPMLTISTIYPGASPNEVENTVTKKIEDAVASMENIKKITARSVEGVSIVTVELTSNADADIGLQEAQRKVNAILSDLPEDVKTPSLNKFSLDDLPIMTLAATASMDGAQLYDLIDKRIQPALSRIQGVAQVNLIGGQEREIQVNINADRLKAYNLSIMQVMQAIRGANLDFPTGKIKNTNNQVLIRLAGKFKTVDQMREMVIYNSQDGSQVRLKDVADVQDAQKDADKLARVDRKGAIAIQIQKQSDANAVNVSKAVKKAISQIEKDYGKQNLKVKIANDTSDFTLEAADSVIHDLMLAIFLVAAVMLLFLHSMRNALIVMISIPASLVATFIGMKIMDFSLNLMSLMGLSLVVGILVDDAIVVLENIYRHMEMGKNRVKAAFDGAKEIGFTVISITLVIVVVFLPISLTNELVSKILREFCVVVMIATLLSLFTSFTIIPLLSSRFGKLEHLTNKNLFGRFILWFEAKLYKFTEWVTGILKWALNHKRYTIGLALALLVASFMLVGKGYIGGEFIAQGDRGQFIVQLELPKDASVEQSNKVTTLTEQLLASKKEVQSMITTVGQSSEDGFGVTQATAYKSEITVTLVDAKLRKDPSDIYAAKLKNELMAKLPGVKIKTTPVGLLGTANRAPVEVVVMGTDLDSVMAFAKVALAELKATKGSKDVKLSVEEGNPEISVQVDRDKMAALGLSMDAVGGTMQVAFNGNTDAKFSQGEYEYDINIRFDDYNRKSIEDVSNITFINNKQQPVKLSQFATVTESSGPSRLERRDKSTSVSVQGQVVGVASGAVSQQLKTKLDGMKKPTGVTFVMGGDAENQGDSFSTLGVALLISIILVYLIMVALYDNYAYPFVVMFSIPLAMIGALLALALTNNTLNIFSILGMIMLIGLVAKNAILIVDFANQAKEEGKTTDEALIAANNARLRPILMTTIAMVIGMLPLALATGGTAAIKNGLAWVIIGGLISSMFLTLIIVPVVYKIIDMFLAKFGMNKGNKEIIEQLYEKDDDQKVIQHKHTHEDELMSI
- a CDS encoding efflux RND transporter periplasmic adaptor subunit codes for the protein MNKKFFIYGAVIIASFAAIGWKLNSNKEANNEKTALVQQGAAVIPVQAEKVTKTTFARDFIANGTFAPVRELSFVSENSGRITSLLVDEGSYVTKGQVIARIDGEILNADLAAAQTSLDQLKRDRERFESALQTGGITQKQLDDVNFQIRQAESRLITARRKLTDTQIKAPISGVINKKYVELGSYLSPGTKLFDIVDVSTLKLNVTVPESQVINLKLNDRVNVNCKVFAGADYNGKITFIAAKGDNTLNYPVEIEVTNLKDQQIKAGMYGTANFSLPQATPGILISRGAFVGGVNSNQIYVEENGVAKLHKVVAGQIIGDKVVVESGLNEGETVITSGQINLTNGTKVAIQK
- a CDS encoding TolC family protein; translated protein: MKRLLSIPLLFLGLSAAIAQAQSSELSLKDCLKYALENNLKLAATRMDEESGRYKTEEIRALALPQINANASLTDNVIKQQMVLPGELVGKPGTVTAIEAGTTYSANAGVELNQQLFNQQVFTGLRAAKKSEEYYKLNTSMTEEEVIQNVSKLYYLAQVTREKASVVDANIKRVEQLVKTTTSQYNNGLAKKIDLDRIKVNLTNLYSQRDELKNGIIQQENQLKYAMGMQLNTPITFPALDLKSIENQSGLGLQANMFNVENRTEFQLLNKQSELLELQKKANVSEYYPTISAFANYSYNGLSNEFDLHKSGGTATWFDMSSIGIKVKIPIFDGFARRSKVNQTKVSLKQLEKNKELTKLSLNLAYDNAKIQLNNSLSTINTQKENVSLAEEVYKSTQNNYNLGLADLTDLLNAETSLTEAQNNYTQALLNYKVAEIELIKSNGNLRTLLN